Genomic DNA from Halobacteriovorax sp. DA5:
TTGTAACACTTCTACTAACATTCTTCGTACTACTTCTTTCTTTTGCAAAGACTGAGACTGCTAAGTATGAAGCGGCCCTTGGTTCAATTCGCAATGCCTTTGGTGGTAACGTTCTTCAGCAGGGTGAAGTTATTCAAAAGGGGAAGTCTCCTGATAACTTTCCAACAATGATGGAATCACAAACTCCAATCAAACCATTTCCAATTGAATTTCTTACAATGGAAGGGTTACTTGATAAACACGAAATTAATCGTGGCTCTGAAGAAGTTTTAAAAAATATGCGCCACGACCTTAAGGAATTTAACTTAAGCGAAAATGTGACAGTATATGAACAATCTGAAGGGATCGTTGTTCGTATAAAAGATAAAATCTATTTTAAACGCGGCTCTGTTGAAATTGAATCAACAAAGATTGCGGTATCTTCTTATCAGCGAATGATTGATCTTCTTAAAAAGCGAAATTGGAAAGTCTTTGTTATGGGTTATGCTGCTCGCGGTGAAGTTTCTAATGATGGTAAGAGTGATGCTCTTGAGTTATCATCGGCCCGTGCCACTGCGGCCACTAAATCTCTTATTAGAAGAGGGATCAATCCAGAAAGAATTTCAACGGTATTTTATGGTGATACTCGTTTAACTGATCTTCCTGGTCGATCTCAAATGGAGATTGATAATGAAAATCGTAAAGTTGAATTTATGATTAGAAAACGTGATCTAGAAGATAATGGCCACAAAGTTGAAGCACAATAATAATTTCTGTAATCTCACTGAAAAAGATACATTAAAGGAGTTCCTTAAAGGGGAGCTCCATTTTTCCAATAAAGCAATCAAGACCTCTTATATATCAAAGGTTGCGCTTCAGTCGCATCTTGCTCCTAAGAGTGAGCTATATCTGCCAAGAGACCTTTTAAATCGCTATCACGTCAATCCTATCTACACAGGAGTTGCTATTGAAGTGATTTATGAGGATGATATTTTTATCGTTTTAAATAAGCCACAGGGAATCCACGGACACCCTATGGAGTATAGTGAAACAAATACTGTTCTTAATTTCATGCGTGATCACTTTAATCTTCCAAGCCTTGGAAACCCTCGCTCGGATTATGAGAAGGGCCTTTTATATCGCCTTGATAAGTTAACGAGTGGTGTGCTTATCTATATTAAAGATGAGCTCATCCATGAGAATCTTCGTAATTCTTTTTCTCAAATTGCAAAAGAGAAGACTTACTTGGCCGTCGTAAGTGGCAAGCTTGAAGAGAGTTTACATCTAACAGATCGTCTCGTTTCAAGTGGAATTAAAGGTGAGAAGATGATTGTGAATGATGTTGGAGTGGAAGCGACTTTAAAGGTAGATTCTCTCTACTATCACGAAAGGAAGAATCTTACGTTAGTTAGGGTTACACTCAACGAAGGACATCGCCATCAGATACGTGTTCAACTTTCTAATGCTGGCCTTCCAATTATCGGGGATCCGCTTTATAACGAAGAATATAATAAAGAACAAGATAAGCGTCTTTATTTACACGCATTTCAGTATTGCTTAGACGTTAATGGACACACGACTTGTTTTAAAGCAGAGAAGGCAGACTTATTCTGCGACCTCTTGGACTTGGATAGTCTGATGGATGTGGCGAGCTAGGTTATTCTTATTCTTAAGAGTCTTTAACTTCACGACATATTTCCCTTCTGAAAGAGAAGAGAGAATCATTTTTGGGTGAACAAGTTTCACAACGACCATCATCGTACGCTCAAGACTTTCATCCATAGCATAGCGTGAAATTGAAATATAAGAATTGGCCAACGCCTTATACATTTCTTGGCGAAGGATTTCTTTGTCAGTGCCTTCTGGTACGATCTTTTCATCAACAGGAATTGTCACTTCGAGATTATTTTTATTACATTCAATCTTCCAAGAAGGGTGCATATACTTATCAAGACGCACTTTTACTGAACGACATGAAGTTGCAAGCATACTATCCGCTCTTTTTTGAAAGGCACCGTTTTCTCTTAACTGAAAGATAAAGATAATAAATATTAATATTCCGAATCCTAGTACTGGATTTCTAAGTAGTGATTTCAATACCATAGCAATATTATCGCACTAAATTTTATAAAAATCACTAAAGGAAATGATGGCCATATCCGATAAATATAGTAGGTTATTTAAGGAGCTGTAATGACGTCATTTTCGTCTATGGAAGATCAAAATTTTTGGAATATTTTGTTTAATTTAGAAGAAATTAGAAAGCCAATCAGTTTGGTTACTTTCCTAAGAAAAAATCACATTAATCGAGATGAATTCTATATGTTCTATGAGAAGTCTCACTTTTATGGGTTGTCGATTGATCTGCGCCCTAAGGATGATGAATTCTTATTAATGCCACTTTCTTGGCGTAGAGATTATGGAGATGTATTACTGGAGAATACTTCACATCGTGAATTGATCAAAGATATCCAGGCCGCTTGTAAAGAAGGAAGAGTGTGTGAGTTTACTTTCTTAGATCAATCAAAAAAGAAAGTTAGACCTTGGCGAGTCGTTCTTTCTCAAAATCTATATAAAGTCATTAGTGAAGATGTTGTGACTAAGAAATTAATCACTATTGATATGAACGAAGTCGATGATATTGAATTTCAAGAATTCGACTACTCTTCCATGTATTCACGATTTGAAATTGAAGAATATATCAATGCCTTAAGACATATTGATGGAAGTGACCAGCGTTTAGTTCTAAAGTTAAATTATGGCTTTGAGTTACCTCCAATTAGTAATTTAATCTTTCTTGGTCATCCATACTCAACAACAAATCAGTATGGAGAAATCATTTGGGCGGCCTCAGTTGAAAAGTCGCTATACTTATTTGACTGGCTATATTCAATGCGCGATCAAATTGAAATTCTTGAACCAAGTTGTATTAAAGAAGAATTTGAGGAGTTTTGCCAGAAAAGAAGAAATGCTGCATAATCCGATATGAGATGAAAAAGAATAACTTATTTCTAATATCGTTTCTCCCAGCGCTTCTTTATTGGTATCTGGAAGAAACACAGACAGTGGAGATTGCCATTATTGGTGGTCTTTCACTGGCGATTATAGAAATCATATTTGAAAAGATCTTCTTTAAACATATTCACTCTATTTCTAAATTAAATTTCATTATCATTCTAGTTCTTGGACCAATCTCTTTAATTGGACACGATGGTGTGTGGTTTAAGCTTCAGCCATTTTTTACAGGCCTCTTTCTAAGTGGCTTTCTGATCTTTAATCTTAGGCAAGGAAAAAGCTTAATGCTTACCATGATGGAAGATATGGAAAAGAAAGCAAATATTCCCGAAGAGATCATGACAAAGATCGAGTACCACTTGGCTTATTTCTTACTCTTTAATGGAATCTTTATGGGCTACCTTGCTATTTATGAATCAACTTCACGTTGGGCCTTCTTTAAATCCATCGGTTTCTATATCGTTTTTGCCGTCTTTCTTGTTTTAGAAATTATTATAATAAGACGTGAGGTTAAGAAGATTATGCTTGAGCAAATGCACTCTCAAGCCGATATGCTACATACACACCGTGGAGGACCATTTGACTAAAACAGGCGATATAGTTGAGATTGAAGAGTTTGATATTGTTCCTGGGCGCACCCTTGCCGGGCGTTATGTTGTCATTGAGAAACTTGGTTCTGGTTACGAAGGTGAAGTTTACCGCGTAAGAGAAAAACACACCAATATTGAAAGGGCCGTAAAAATTTACTTCCCGCAAAGAAATAAGAAATTCAAGGTAAGCACTAGATATTCATTGAAGCTTGAAAAGCTTAAACATAGTCCAATTGTTATGGACTGCCTATCGCATGAATTAATTACTCTTAAAGGTCAAAAAGTTGCCTGCTTAACATCTGAGTTTATTGAAGGGGAGATGCTTGGAGAGTTTATTCAAAAACAAAAGAATAAGCGTCTGGAAATCTTTTCTGCCATCCACTTACTTTATTCGATTGTTGTCGGTGTTGAATCAATCCACTTAGAAGGTGAGTATCATGGTGACCTTCATACTGAAAATATTATTATTCGTCGCTTTGGATTAGAGTTTGATTTAAAGATTATCGATCTTCACCACTGGGGCGATTCGAAAAAAGATAATCGCGATGAAGATATTATCAAAATCATCAGAATTTTCTATGATATCCTAGGAGGACAGAAGCATTATAAAAAGCTATCACCATCGATTAAGTACATTATTTGTGGACTTAAACGTGGGATGATCTTAAATCGTTTTAAGAATATTAGTATGCTTCGCTATCACCTAGAAACCATGGATTGGTCAGATGCCGTTTAAGAAAATTGTTTCCGATATACAAGAATTTGAACATGAAATTTTCGATTTTGGTGATTATCGAATTGGTTACTTCATAGCTAAACACAAACTAAAAGAAACTAATGACAATAACGAAGATGCACTCTTTATTAGTGGTGAAGAGAAATCTTTTGTTGTTGGGGTTTCTGACGGTGCTGGAGGACATCCACGTGGCCGAGATGCGGCCGTTGCTATCGTTGAAGCTGTGGCCCAGTATAAAGATGGAAGTAATTGTATTGAACTTATTGAAACGGCCAATCAACACGTCTCTGACCTTAAGGCCGGAGCAAGATCAACTCTTGCCTTTGCCCAGATCAAAGATGATATGGTTCGTTTCTACCACGTTGGGGATTCGGAAATTCTTTATTGGAATGCCCACGGCAATGAAATCTATACTTCCACTCCACACTCTGGAGTTGGCCACATGGTTAAGGCCGGAGTTCTAGGTCAGGAAGAATCCCTTGCTCACCCTGAAAGAAATTACGTTAATAACCTCATGGGTGATGACGTCATTAAAATTGAATCAACTTCTGGGGCCAATATTAAAAAAGGTCACACCATTCTCATTGGAAGTGATGGTTTATTCGACAATATCCCTCATGACTCCCTTACTGAACTTATTGGACAGGGGATTTTTGATAAGTCATTTGAAAACCTCGCTGAGTTTTGTAAAATTCAAAACGAAGATGCTTGGCTTAAGTACGATGACATCTCTTTTATCGCGATTCGAAAGGTTAAGGCTTAGAATTGTCCAGCAGGATAACTTCCAAGAATCTTAATGTCATTAGCGTCGCGCTTTAACTCTTTAAGGCATTCTTGAACCTTGTCATTGTGAAGGGCACCCATGAAGTCCACGTAGAAGATATATTTAAACGGCTCGTGTGGAATAGGGCGGGATTCTAGTTTTGTTAAGTTGATGCTGTAGTCAGCGAAAACTTGCAGGCACCCTAGAAGAGCTCCTGGGTGGTGCTTTGTTGTGAAAGCGATACTTGTTTTTTCTTTCCCAATTCCTGTTGGAATATTCTTTTCTTTGACGAAAATTAGAAAGCGCGTGTAGTTTGCCGCTTCATCTTGAATCTTTTCTTGAATGATATTAAGGCCGTAGTAGTCAGCGCATAGACGAGATCCAACACAGGCTTCATTCAAAGACTTCGACTCTGAGATAATTTTGGCAGAACCTGCCGTGTCGAATTCAGCAACAGGTTTTAGGCCTTGATCTTTAAAAAAGCCATGGCATTGGGCCAAGGCAATCGGGTGAGAGTAGACGGCCTTAATGTCCGCTACATCAACACCCTGATTGGCCATAAGGCAATGGTTAATTTCTAGGTAGAGTTCGCCAATGGCAAAGAAGTCATGTTTAAAAATTAAATCCATATTGATATCGACGTTTCCGACGATGCTATTTTCGATAGGTAAGATGGCACAAGCGACTTCCTCATTTTCAAGGGCGCTACATACGTCTTCACTTAGGGCAATGCCCACGGCCTTAACGTCTTTACCAAAATATTTATAGAGTGCTTCTTCTGAGTAAGAACCTTTGGTGCCTTGAAATGCTACCTTCATGCCTTTATTCAATTCTCAAGCCTTTTAACTACTTTATTAAATGATTCAATAAAGTCCTCACGGGTTTGTTTGGCATATTGATTATGCTCATTCATATCCGCGAATAATTCCCATGAATCATTTTCGACAGTCTTGAGAATTTTTAAAAGTCTTCGGTAACCTTTAGTATCGATAGGAAGTTTTTTCGCATCCATATCCATTAGCGTTCTCCCAATCATGTGAGTGAGTAGAAGAGAGTGTGAGATTTGTTTGTCGTGTTCTGCGGCAGTTGTTTCAATAACTTTAATCCCATGAAAACGCATAAAGGCACAGATCTTTTGATAATACTTATCTTCAATGCGAACAGGACAAACCGCTATCTTTGTTCCAAATAATGTTTCACCTGCTGAGTCCGGTCCAAACATTGGGTGAATTGCAAGGATACTTACTGATTCAGGTAAGTATTTCTTCATCACCTCAACAGGCATTTCTTTGACAGAACAAACATCAGCAACGAGAGCATCCTTTGATAACATTGGTGCTATTTCTTTAATGACTGATTCAAATTTATTCATTGGAACAAAAGGGATGACGATTGGATTACTTGCAACTTCTTTAAGAGACTTGAAGTGACAACCCATGGCCTCAACTTCCGTTTTTACACTTTCGTTGATGTCATAAACCTCAACTGTAAAATCTTCTTCTAGGTATTTTGAAATTAACTTACCAAGTCGTCCGAAACCAATTATTCCAACTTTCATTAACAAAGAACCTTTTTTATATTTTCATAAGCTTGTTCAATACGTTCAACAGAATCTGTAAAAGCTAGGCGAATATAATCATCTTGACCAAAAAACTTTCCTGGAACAAGAGCGACACCAGCTTCTTCAATTAGCTTTTGAACCATCTCAATAGAATCCTTTACGATACC
This window encodes:
- a CDS encoding flagellar motor protein MotB, giving the protein MADDSAAVVDDGGKAKCPECVPGLPGWMATFSDLVTLLLTFFVLLLSFAKTETAKYEAALGSIRNAFGGNVLQQGEVIQKGKSPDNFPTMMESQTPIKPFPIEFLTMEGLLDKHEINRGSEEVLKNMRHDLKEFNLSENVTVYEQSEGIVVRIKDKIYFKRGSVEIESTKIAVSSYQRMIDLLKKRNWKVFVMGYAARGEVSNDGKSDALELSSARATAATKSLIRRGINPERISTVFYGDTRLTDLPGRSQMEIDNENRKVEFMIRKRDLEDNGHKVEAQ
- a CDS encoding pseudouridine synthase, coding for MATKLKHNNNFCNLTEKDTLKEFLKGELHFSNKAIKTSYISKVALQSHLAPKSELYLPRDLLNRYHVNPIYTGVAIEVIYEDDIFIVLNKPQGIHGHPMEYSETNTVLNFMRDHFNLPSLGNPRSDYEKGLLYRLDKLTSGVLIYIKDELIHENLRNSFSQIAKEKTYLAVVSGKLEESLHLTDRLVSSGIKGEKMIVNDVGVEATLKVDSLYYHERKNLTLVRVTLNEGHRHQIRVQLSNAGLPIIGDPLYNEEYNKEQDKRLYLHAFQYCLDVNGHTTCFKAEKADLFCDLLDLDSLMDVAS
- a CDS encoding WYL domain-containing protein; translated protein: MTSFSSMEDQNFWNILFNLEEIRKPISLVTFLRKNHINRDEFYMFYEKSHFYGLSIDLRPKDDEFLLMPLSWRRDYGDVLLENTSHRELIKDIQAACKEGRVCEFTFLDQSKKKVRPWRVVLSQNLYKVISEDVVTKKLITIDMNEVDDIEFQEFDYSSMYSRFEIEEYINALRHIDGSDQRLVLKLNYGFELPPISNLIFLGHPYSTTNQYGEIIWAASVEKSLYLFDWLYSMRDQIEILEPSCIKEEFEEFCQKRRNAA
- a CDS encoding septation protein IspZ; its protein translation is MKKNNLFLISFLPALLYWYLEETQTVEIAIIGGLSLAIIEIIFEKIFFKHIHSISKLNFIIILVLGPISLIGHDGVWFKLQPFFTGLFLSGFLIFNLRQGKSLMLTMMEDMEKKANIPEEIMTKIEYHLAYFLLFNGIFMGYLAIYESTSRWAFFKSIGFYIVFAVFLVLEIIIIRREVKKIMLEQMHSQADMLHTHRGGPFD
- a CDS encoding protein kinase; the encoded protein is MTKTGDIVEIEEFDIVPGRTLAGRYVVIEKLGSGYEGEVYRVREKHTNIERAVKIYFPQRNKKFKVSTRYSLKLEKLKHSPIVMDCLSHELITLKGQKVACLTSEFIEGEMLGEFIQKQKNKRLEIFSAIHLLYSIVVGVESIHLEGEYHGDLHTENIIIRRFGLEFDLKIIDLHHWGDSKKDNRDEDIIKIIRIFYDILGGQKHYKKLSPSIKYIICGLKRGMILNRFKNISMLRYHLETMDWSDAV
- a CDS encoding PP2C family serine/threonine-protein phosphatase encodes the protein MPFKKIVSDIQEFEHEIFDFGDYRIGYFIAKHKLKETNDNNEDALFISGEEKSFVVGVSDGAGGHPRGRDAAVAIVEAVAQYKDGSNCIELIETANQHVSDLKAGARSTLAFAQIKDDMVRFYHVGDSEILYWNAHGNEIYTSTPHSGVGHMVKAGVLGQEESLAHPERNYVNNLMGDDVIKIESTSGANIKKGHTILIGSDGLFDNIPHDSLTELIGQGIFDKSFENLAEFCKIQNEDAWLKYDDISFIAIRKVKA
- the pheA gene encoding prephenate dehydratase, which codes for MKVAFQGTKGSYSEEALYKYFGKDVKAVGIALSEDVCSALENEEVACAILPIENSIVGNVDINMDLIFKHDFFAIGELYLEINHCLMANQGVDVADIKAVYSHPIALAQCHGFFKDQGLKPVAEFDTAGSAKIISESKSLNEACVGSRLCADYYGLNIIQEKIQDEAANYTRFLIFVKEKNIPTGIGKEKTSIAFTTKHHPGALLGCLQVFADYSINLTKLESRPIPHEPFKYIFYVDFMGALHNDKVQECLKELKRDANDIKILGSYPAGQF
- a CDS encoding prephenate dehydrogenase/arogenate dehydrogenase family protein is translated as MKVGIIGFGRLGKLISKYLEEDFTVEVYDINESVKTEVEAMGCHFKSLKEVASNPIVIPFVPMNKFESVIKEIAPMLSKDALVADVCSVKEMPVEVMKKYLPESVSILAIHPMFGPDSAGETLFGTKIAVCPVRIEDKYYQKICAFMRFHGIKVIETTAAEHDKQISHSLLLTHMIGRTLMDMDAKKLPIDTKGYRRLLKILKTVENDSWELFADMNEHNQYAKQTREDFIESFNKVVKRLEN